One Gordonia pseudamarae genomic window, GTCCTGACCGCCGGGGCATTCGGTCATTCACGCCGATGACCATCGGACGACCCGTCGCCGCGGCATCGCGATCGGCATCCCAAGGCAGCCCTCGCGCTCGCCGCACCACGGCGATCAACACCAAGGATGCGGCGCCGGCCGACCATCGCCTCGACGTCCTCAACCCGATGCTGTCCGTCGGCGTCGAAGGTCACGAAGTACCGTTCCCATGGTATGGCCCGCGCGTATTCGACGCCGGTCTGGATGGCGGCGCCCTGGCCGAGGTTGACCGGGTGGTGCACGATCCGCACGCCGGGCGCCGCCGGCCGGGCCGCGCGGAGCTGTTCGGCCGTTCCGTCGGTGCCGTCGTCGACGCCACGCCCGTACCTGTTGTCATGTGCCGGAGACCGGGCGATTTCGGTGAGCCACTAGGCTGGGCTGGTGCTGGTCGACGTCATGATGCCGTTCTATGGCGACTTCACACACTTTCGGCAGGCTCTGCTCAGCGTTCTGCATCAGCGGCACCGCGATTTCCGCGTGACCGTGGTCGATGACTGCTATCCCGACGACGCCCCGTGGCGATGGGCCGAATCGTTGGGCGATGATCGGGTCAGATATCTGCGCAACGACACCAATCTGGGGGTCAACGCCAACGTCCGGCGGTGCGTGGACCTGGTCACCGCCGACTATTTCGTGGTGATGGGCTGCGACGACGCGATGTATCCGGGCTATCTGTCCCGGGTGGTGGAGTTGGCCGGGATCTATCCGCGGGCGGCGGTGATAGCGCCGGGCGTGCAGGTCATCGACGGCACCGGACTGGTGCGGCGACCGCTCGTCGACCGGGCCAAACACCTGCTGGCGCCCAAGGAGAAAACGGTCTTGTCGGGGCAGGATCTGGCGGTGAGCGTGCTGCGCGGCAACTGGACGTACTTTCCGTCGTTGCTATGGCGCACCGAGGCGGTCCGGGCGGTCGGCGAGTCCGGGTTCCGGCCGGGTCTGGATGTGGTGCTCGATCTGGCCCTGCTGCTGGACCTGACGGTCGACGGTGGGGCGCTGGTGTACGACCCGCGCGTGGTGTTCTCCTACCGGAGGCATGCGGCGTCGGTGGGTTCGGTGCCGGCCGTCGACGGCGGCCGGTTCGCGGAGGAGTCGGAGTTCTTTGCGGCGGCCGCCCGGCGTTGCGCGGGTCTGGGCTGGTCGCGGGCGGAGCGGGCGGCGAAGATGCATCTCACCTCGCGTCTGCATCATGGCCTGGCCCGGGTGCGGGCCGTCGGGCGCGGCTGAGCTGGGCCAGATGTATCGCGACCCCGCCGAGCGGGCCGACGATCAGGGCCAGCGTCACCCGCGTGACATGTCCGTCGGGCAGGGCGAGCAGCGGCGTCCGCCCAGAACGCCGCGAACGTCCCGTACCCGGTGGCCCCGAGATCGCGGGCGGCCAGCAGCAGAACGAGGTAGCCGGACGCGGCGGCCACGACTGTCGCGGCCGTCACCTTCCCCATCGCGGTCTTCCCCATCGCGGTCATGCGACGAACGCGACCCCTCCGGGTCTTACGTGCCGGTACCGGGGTACGGCGGAACGGCGGGGGTGAACAGCCATTGCCGCCAGAGCTCGCCGAGTGGCTCGGTGGTGTAGTTGGCGGCCAGCGAGATGAAGTCCTCGGTGGTGGCGGTGCCGTAGCGGTACTTCTCGGTCCAGCGCCGGATGAGGGCGAAGAAGTTGCCGTCGCCGATCCGCAGGCGCAGCGCGTGCAGGGTGATGGCACCCCGCTTGTACACCCAGTCGTCGAACATCTTGGCCGGGGTGGGGTCGGCGAGCGGGACGCGCACCGGCGTCGCGCGCAGTTTCTGGTAGTACCTGCGGGCGCATTCGTCGGCGGACGGGCCGCCCGAACGCTGGCTCCACAGCCATTCGGCGTAGCAGGCGAAACCTTCGTGCAGCCAGATGTCGCGCCAGCGTTCCAGGGTCACCGAGTTGCCGAACCACTGGTGGGCCAACTCGTGCGCCACGAGCCGTTCGGCGTCCCCGCTGCCGTCGCAGTGATTGGCTCCGAATGTCGAAAAGCTCTGTGCCTCAATGGGGATGTCCAGCTCGTCATCGGTGACGAGCACGGTGTACCCGGGAAAGGGGTACGGTCCGAACATCTCGCTGAACGCGTCGATCATGTCGAGCTGGCGGTCGAAGTCGACCTCGAAGTTGCGGCTCAGTCTCGGCGGGAGGACCGCACGTACCGGGAAAGGCTTCTGCCGCAGGCTGATCTGCTTGTAATGCCCGATCTGTACCGATGCCAGGTAGGTCGACATCGGTTCGACCTGCTGATACACCCAGGTGGTGCGCGAGCCGTGTACCCGCTTGTCTACGAGTGTCCCGTTGGCCAGTGCGTAGTACGGGCTGTCGGTGGTGACCGAGATCCGGTACGGCGCCTTGCAGCTGGGGTGGTCGTCGCACGGGAACCAGGACGCCGCGCCGTTGGGCTGGTTGGCGCACAGTGAACCGTCGGTGAGCTCTTCCCAGCCGACCTCGCCCCAGGCGCCGCTGATCGGCTTGGGCGATCCGGTGTAGCGCACCGCGACGGTCATCGCGCCGCCGGGCGGGATCATCTCGGCGGGGGTGATGGCGAGTTTGCCACTGCGGTGGGTGTAGCGAGTACGTTTGCCGTTGACGCCGACCCGGCTCACCCGCATGGTGCCGGCCAGGTCGAGGGTGAACCGGCGCAGATCCTGGAACGATGTCGCGGTGAGCGTGGCGGTGGCGTCGAGCCGGTTGCTGGTGACCTTGTACTCGAGTTCGAGGTCGTAGCGCAGTACCCGGAACCCGAGATTCCCGTTGCGTGGCAGATAGGGGTCGATTGCGTCCGACGGTGCTCCCAGGAGTGGCATGCGGGGTGCTCGTCGGCCCGACTTACCCGGCACGCAACGCTCCTTCGCTGTTCGTTCTGGTTCAGGCACTTACCCGCCGTCGGGCCGTGCGGTCACCCACGTTACCCGCACCTCGGCTCCGGCACTGGGTATGGGGATGCCGGGGCGAGCGGAGCGACGGGGGATGCCGGGGCGAGCGGAGCGACGGGGGATGCCGGGGCGAGCGGAGCGACGGGGGATACCGGGACGAGCGGGACGCTGGGAATGTTCGGGCGCGGGCTGACGCGCGGTGCTGTGCCGTATAAGTTGGTCCCCGAGCACCGGAGGGGTCACATGCGTGTGATCCGGGTGCGTGTGGCTGGGTCGGCGGATCGTCGACCTCTGTAG contains:
- a CDS encoding glycosyltransferase family 2 protein, with protein sequence MLVDVMMPFYGDFTHFRQALLSVLHQRHRDFRVTVVDDCYPDDAPWRWAESLGDDRVRYLRNDTNLGVNANVRRCVDLVTADYFVVMGCDDAMYPGYLSRVVELAGIYPRAAVIAPGVQVIDGTGLVRRPLVDRAKHLLAPKEKTVLSGQDLAVSVLRGNWTYFPSLLWRTEAVRAVGESGFRPGLDVVLDLALLLDLTVDGGALVYDPRVVFSYRRHAASVGSVPAVDGGRFAEESEFFAAAARRCAGLGWSRAERAAKMHLTSRLHHGLARVRAVGRG
- a CDS encoding M1 family metallopeptidase codes for the protein MPGKSGRRAPRMPLLGAPSDAIDPYLPRNGNLGFRVLRYDLELEYKVTSNRLDATATLTATSFQDLRRFTLDLAGTMRVSRVGVNGKRTRYTHRSGKLAITPAEMIPPGGAMTVAVRYTGSPKPISGAWGEVGWEELTDGSLCANQPNGAASWFPCDDHPSCKAPYRISVTTDSPYYALANGTLVDKRVHGSRTTWVYQQVEPMSTYLASVQIGHYKQISLRQKPFPVRAVLPPRLSRNFEVDFDRQLDMIDAFSEMFGPYPFPGYTVLVTDDELDIPIEAQSFSTFGANHCDGSGDAERLVAHELAHQWFGNSVTLERWRDIWLHEGFACYAEWLWSQRSGGPSADECARRYYQKLRATPVRVPLADPTPAKMFDDWVYKRGAITLHALRLRIGDGNFFALIRRWTEKYRYGTATTEDFISLAANYTTEPLGELWRQWLFTPAVPPYPGTGT